The Neobacillus sp. PS3-34 genome has a window encoding:
- the rph gene encoding ribonuclease PH has translation MRVDGRKAQQLRPIHIETNFLMHPEGSVLISVGDTKVICTASIEERVPPFMRGEGKGWITAEYSMLPRATGQRNIRESSKGKVSGRTMEIQRLIGRALRAVADLEAIGERTIWIDCDVIQADGGTRTASITGAFVAMAVALNGLGEKKSLSRFPIKDYLAATSVGILENNETVLDLNYIEDSKAQVDMNVVMTGSGEFVELQGTGEESTFSYGQLQELLKAAQEGLMELFEFQRGALGADIARKIDENRKHGGK, from the coding sequence GTGCGAGTGGATGGCAGAAAAGCACAACAGTTGAGACCAATACATATAGAAACAAATTTTTTAATGCATCCGGAGGGATCAGTCCTAATTTCTGTGGGTGACACAAAAGTGATTTGTACAGCAAGCATAGAAGAAAGGGTTCCGCCTTTTATGAGAGGAGAAGGGAAAGGCTGGATTACGGCTGAATATTCAATGTTGCCTAGAGCAACAGGTCAAAGAAATATAAGGGAGTCTTCGAAAGGAAAGGTTTCCGGAAGAACAATGGAGATTCAGCGTTTGATCGGTCGCGCCTTAAGGGCTGTGGCTGATCTCGAGGCGATCGGTGAAAGAACCATATGGATTGACTGCGATGTGATTCAGGCAGATGGAGGCACACGGACAGCATCGATTACAGGAGCATTTGTTGCAATGGCTGTCGCATTAAATGGGCTTGGAGAGAAAAAGTCACTTTCTAGGTTCCCTATTAAGGATTATCTTGCGGCTACTAGTGTAGGCATTCTGGAAAACAACGAAACAGTTCTTGATCTGAATTATATTGAGGATTCGAAAGCACAGGTTGATATGAATGTTGTTATGACAGGCAGCGGTGAGTTTGTTGAATTGCAGGGGACAGGTGAGGAGTCTACTTTTTCATACGGGCAGCTTCAAGAATTATTAAAAGCAGCCCAGGAAGGTTTAATGGAGCTTTTTGAATTCCAAAGAGGAGCTCTCGGTGCTGATATTGCAAGAAAAATAGACGAAAATAGAAAGCACGGAGGGAAATAA
- a CDS encoding tetratricopeptide repeat protein, protein MKKRDRIKQKDNVIFFPELEKRLTEKGLECLQMKNFKEAIRLLEEAKELDPENGEILIGLVIAYFEAGRLEEAKILSKEMLHHGIGDYLQMVDLYLTILIQLHEYDEIVATIEALLDEKEIPPEKYDHFLTILQFTKRMAGSRQNENKSDMEEGIPLENESPLELNLFSLQDPKEQLLLVSKLANQNIRPYIHDIKAYLNAESGHPFLKTMLLNILKEQEYDREVLVKKLGIEDSFIPAELPEVYAQERMKDIINHLSTRLENNDPILFENTKSLVERYFFIAYPFLLDPNKAEVWAAAFHLTALEYHGMEEDTSGVPGQYGVTEEEMRVAGARIKEFEEISYPII, encoded by the coding sequence ATGAAAAAACGGGATCGAATAAAACAAAAGGATAATGTCATTTTCTTTCCCGAACTAGAAAAAAGGCTGACAGAGAAGGGCCTTGAATGTCTGCAAATGAAAAACTTTAAAGAGGCCATCCGCCTTCTAGAGGAAGCAAAAGAGCTTGACCCGGAAAATGGTGAAATTTTAATAGGTCTTGTAATAGCATATTTTGAAGCTGGCAGGCTTGAGGAGGCCAAAATTCTATCAAAGGAAATGCTGCATCACGGAATTGGAGATTATCTGCAAATGGTTGATCTATACCTGACCATATTGATCCAGCTCCATGAATATGATGAAATCGTTGCTACGATAGAGGCCCTCCTTGATGAAAAGGAGATTCCACCGGAGAAATATGACCATTTTCTAACCATTCTGCAATTCACCAAAAGGATGGCAGGAAGCCGGCAGAATGAAAATAAATCCGATATGGAAGAAGGGATACCGCTTGAGAATGAATCTCCATTGGAGCTTAACCTTTTTTCTCTGCAGGACCCTAAAGAGCAGCTGCTGCTCGTTTCCAAGCTGGCCAATCAAAACATACGCCCATACATACACGATATTAAGGCATATTTGAATGCCGAATCGGGACATCCATTTTTAAAAACGATGCTGTTAAATATATTAAAAGAACAAGAGTATGACAGAGAAGTACTAGTTAAGAAATTGGGCATTGAGGATTCCTTCATTCCGGCAGAGCTGCCAGAGGTTTACGCCCAGGAAAGAATGAAAGATATCATTAACCATTTGAGCACCAGACTCGAAAATAACGATCCAATTTTATTTGAAAATACTAAAAGCCTAGTTGAAAGATATTTTTTTATTGCCTATCCCTTTCTTCTCGATCCGAATAAGGCTGAGGTTTGGGCAGCTGCCTTCCATTTGACTGCTCTTGAGTATCACGGGATGGAGGAGGATACTTCCGGAGTTCCCGGCCAATATGGGGTGACTGAGGAAGAAATGAGAGTGGCTGGGGCAAGAATCAAGGAATTTGAAGAAATTTCTTATCCGATAATTTAG
- a CDS encoding metallophosphoesterase, whose protein sequence is MSKMLIVSDSHGLTDELQQIKARHENETDLMIHCGDSELMADDAAIKGFTVVRGNCDYEAGYPDETTVALGEHKIFITHGHHHSVKTSLMGLHYRAKELKADIVCFGHSHILGAEEAGGTLFLNPGSIRLPRRRVEKTYMILELLDRKIILSVFDIDGKEINDLYREFSLPNQ, encoded by the coding sequence ATGAGTAAAATGTTGATAGTCAGCGACAGCCATGGATTAACAGATGAATTGCAGCAGATAAAGGCCAGGCATGAAAACGAAACAGATCTAATGATCCATTGCGGAGATTCAGAGCTGATGGCGGACGATGCTGCGATAAAGGGATTTACGGTTGTTAGGGGAAATTGTGATTACGAGGCAGGATATCCAGATGAAACAACGGTGGCTTTAGGCGAACACAAGATTTTTATCACTCACGGCCACCATCATTCAGTTAAAACGTCTCTAATGGGCCTGCATTACCGTGCAAAAGAATTGAAGGCCGATATTGTTTGCTTTGGCCATTCCCATATACTTGGAGCAGAAGAAGCCGGAGGAACACTTTTTCTTAATCCTGGGAGCATCCGCCTGCCGCGGAGGAGAGTCGAAAAAACGTATATGATTTTAGAGCTTCTCGATAGAAAAATAATTCTGTCGGTGTTCGATATTGATGGCAAAGAAATAAATGATTTGTATAGGGAATTTTCCCTGCCTAATCAGTAG
- the tig gene encoding trigger factor — MSVKWEKLEGNRGVLTVEVSAEKVNEGLSAAFAKVVKQVNVPGFRKGKMPRAMFEKRFGVESLYQDALDILLPEAYSGAIDETGIEPVDRPEIDIEQMEQGKELIFKATVQVKPEVTLGEYKGIEVEEFDTNVTDEEVEAELKSLQERHAELVVKEEGAAENGDTVVIDFEGFVDGEAFEGGKAENYSLELGSGSFIPGFEEQLVGVSAGESKDVEVSFPEEYHAAELAGKPAVFKVTLHEIKTKELPALDDEFAKDADDEVESLEELKSKIKNRLDESKKHEAEHHVRDAVVIKAGENAQIDIPAVMVDTEVNRMMQEFEQRLQMQGMNLELYFQFSGQDENALREQMKEEAENRVRNNLTLEAIAKAENLEVTEDDVMAEVDKMAEQYNMTPANIINALGGLDGVKTDLQLKKAVDFLIENKKTVTK; from the coding sequence ATGTCAGTAAAGTGGGAAAAATTAGAAGGAAACCGCGGAGTCCTTACAGTTGAAGTAAGCGCGGAAAAAGTAAACGAAGGCTTAAGCGCTGCGTTTGCAAAGGTTGTAAAGCAAGTAAACGTTCCAGGCTTCCGTAAAGGAAAAATGCCACGCGCAATGTTCGAAAAGCGTTTCGGTGTGGAATCATTATACCAGGATGCTCTTGATATTCTTCTTCCAGAAGCATATTCAGGTGCAATTGACGAAACAGGCATCGAGCCAGTTGACCGTCCTGAAATTGATATCGAGCAAATGGAACAAGGAAAAGAATTGATCTTCAAAGCAACTGTACAAGTTAAGCCTGAAGTAACATTAGGCGAGTACAAAGGCATTGAAGTTGAAGAATTTGATACAAATGTAACTGATGAAGAAGTTGAAGCAGAATTAAAATCTCTTCAAGAGCGCCACGCTGAACTAGTTGTTAAAGAAGAAGGCGCAGCTGAAAATGGTGATACAGTAGTAATCGACTTTGAAGGCTTCGTAGATGGAGAAGCTTTTGAAGGCGGAAAAGCTGAAAACTATTCACTTGAATTAGGTTCAGGTTCATTCATCCCTGGTTTCGAAGAACAGTTAGTTGGAGTTTCAGCAGGAGAGTCGAAAGACGTTGAAGTATCCTTTCCAGAAGAATACCATGCAGCAGAATTAGCTGGAAAGCCTGCAGTATTCAAAGTGACTCTTCATGAAATTAAAACAAAAGAACTTCCTGCACTTGATGATGAGTTTGCTAAAGATGCTGATGACGAAGTAGAATCTTTAGAAGAATTAAAGTCTAAGATTAAAAATCGCCTTGACGAAAGCAAAAAGCATGAAGCTGAACACCACGTTCGTGATGCTGTCGTAATTAAAGCTGGTGAAAACGCACAAATCGATATCCCTGCTGTAATGGTTGATACAGAAGTTAACCGTATGATGCAGGAATTTGAACAGCGTCTTCAAATGCAAGGTATGAACCTTGAGCTTTACTTCCAATTCTCTGGCCAGGACGAAAATGCCCTTCGCGAACAGATGAAAGAAGAAGCTGAAAACCGTGTTCGCAATAACCTTACTCTTGAAGCAATCGCAAAGGCTGAAAACCTTGAGGTTACTGAAGATGACGTTATGGCAGAAGTTGATAAAATGGCTGAACAGTACAACATGACTCCAGCTAACATTATCAATGCACTTGGCGGACTTGATGGAGTTAAAACGGATCTTCAATTGAAGAAGGCTGTCGACTTCCTTATTGAAAACAAAAAAACTGTGACAAAATAA
- a CDS encoding XTP/dITP diphosphatase, producing MKEVIIATKNKGKAMEFEQIFSPKGIKVQTLLDYPEIGDIEETGSTFEENAAIKAEAIAKKLDKMVIGDDSGLIVDALDGRPGIYSARYAGEPKDDQANIDKVLAELEGVAEKGRTARFYCALAVATPGMDTVTVSGTCEGLILSERRGTNGFGYDPVFFVAEKGQAMAELSSEEKNKISHRANALKELDRKFDSILERADHS from the coding sequence ATGAAGGAAGTTATTATCGCAACCAAAAACAAGGGGAAGGCAATGGAGTTTGAGCAAATATTCTCACCCAAGGGAATAAAAGTTCAGACACTTCTCGATTATCCAGAAATCGGTGATATTGAGGAAACAGGAAGTACCTTTGAAGAAAATGCGGCCATCAAGGCGGAAGCAATTGCAAAAAAACTTGATAAGATGGTGATAGGCGATGATTCAGGCTTAATCGTCGATGCACTAGATGGAAGGCCGGGAATTTATTCAGCGAGGTATGCAGGTGAGCCGAAGGATGATCAGGCAAATATAGACAAAGTTTTGGCAGAACTTGAGGGTGTTGCTGAAAAGGGCAGGACCGCAAGATTTTATTGTGCTCTTGCAGTTGCAACTCCAGGTATGGATACAGTTACGGTTTCAGGCACCTGTGAAGGGTTAATCCTAAGCGAACGCCGTGGGACAAATGGATTCGGGTATGACCCGGTATTTTTTGTCGCTGAAAAAGGACAAGCAATGGCGGAGCTTTCTTCAGAAGAGAAGAATAAAATAAGCCACAGGGCGAATGCATTAAAAGAACTGGACAGAAAGTTCGATTCAATTCTCGAAAGAGCCGATCATTCATGA